The Anastrepha ludens isolate Willacy chromosome 2, idAnaLude1.1, whole genome shotgun sequence genome contains a region encoding:
- the LOC128855014 gene encoding uncharacterized protein LOC128855014: MPQHAKTSIPCDERNIEIKARVGSDQEFESRFQIARELTKSTGELLEQKDVFFNILDETDGTRFKLRYLRPPTPAQLIYYIRPNKSGPKLSVFTKFDVADPTLLEKILAQSNGIKGVLEKKRYLFIHGQTRIHMDKVTNLGNFMEFEVCLRPDQTVEEGQQIANELMKTFNIDEEDLMVGAYFDELK, encoded by the coding sequence ATGCCCCAACATGCGAAGACTAGTATTCCTTGTGATGAAAGAAATATTGAGATAAAGGCAAGGGTTGGAAGTGACCAAGAATTTGAAAGTAGATTCCAAATAGCGCGCGAACTAACAAAATCTACCGGCGAATTACTGGAACAAAAGGATGTGTTCTTTAATATTCTTGATGAGACTGATGGCACAAGGTTTAAATTACGTTACCTACGGCCGCCAACACCCGCGCAGCTGATTTATTATATACGCCCTAACAAGAGTGGACCTAAACTATCAGTATTCACTAAGTTCGATGTAGCCGATCCCACGTTGCTTGAGAAAATTTTGGCTCAAAGTAATGGCATAAAAGGAGTTTTGGAGAAAAagagatatttatttatacacggTCAAACACGTATACATATGGATAAAGTGACGAATTTAGGCAACTTTATGGAATTCGAAGTTTGCCTGCGACCAGATCAGACGGTGGAGGAGGGGCAACAAATAGCTAACGAGTTGATGAAAACATTTAATATAGATGAGGAGGACTTAATGGTTGGTGCTTACTTTGACGAACTAAAATAA